The DNA sequence CGATAAGAGAGCACATCCAGCTTGGTTACGTTCTCAAACAAGCGCGGATCGGCCGTGAGCACCCCTGGTACATCCTTCCAGATATACATACCTTCGGCATCGAGGCAGTAGCTGAAAATAGCGGCGGTATAATCCGAGCCTTCCCGCCCCAGTGTGATGGAAAAATTCTCCGTTGTGCTACCTATAAATCCTTGCGTAATCACAAAACCGCCTTGGTCCAGCAAGGGTAAGGCGTGGCGGCGCGCCCGCTCTTCGGTTTCTTCCCATTTTACCCAACCTTCGCGAAAGATGTCGTCAGTAAGCACTACATCACGCGCATCCAGCCAGTGCGTAGGCAGGGCTTCGGCATTCAAGAAAGCAGCCATAATCTGCGAAGAGATCAATTCCCCTACGGGTACAATCTGGTCGTAGATATAATCGTAGTTTTCGTGGGGATCTTCTTCCAACACCCATTCTACGGCTACCAGGTGATCGTTGATCTGATCGTAAACAGGATGGTCTTCTCCTAGCAACTCACGCGTAATGTCGTAATGTCGTTTACGAATAGCATTAAGCCTTTCCATGGCCAGCGCCTGATCACCACTTTGGTGAGCGCCCACCACATCTTCCAATTCATTGGTGGTACCACTGGTAGCGGAAGCAACAATGATCAATCTTTCTCCGGCATAGTTGCGAAGGATATTTGCTACGTTTCTCATCGCAGCGGGGTCTTTCAAGGAAGCTCCCCCAAACTTAAAAACTTTTAATTCTTTCTTCACGCGGCGTTCAAATAAATGGGACACAGTATGCCCCCGGTCTCAAAATGCTGCAAAGATAATGGGTTTAAAAACAATGATCATGCTTTTCCTGAGGACGAATTCCGAATTTGCGGACGGGTTCTTACCACTTAGTGGGTTTTGAACCACATAAGGCGCCTAAGGGCAGCTAAGATTTTTGTTTTTTTCACGTAGGGTTGCCCTTAATGTCGTCAACTTAAGACACCCTACGCATATTCATTGGGTATTTGTGCTTATGTTTTCGCTTTCGTGCATAGCTCCTTCCGGGCCTGACTGGCTCTTTATATCTTCGGATCAATCCGATCATTCTTTTGTAGAACTGTTCGTAGTCTTCCTGCCCCATCATAAATTTAGGGAGCTCATTTTTAATCAATCCTAGGGCTACGGATTTATTGATTTGATAGTGATACTTATTATTCTTTCCGAGTTGCTCTTTGTCCAATTCTTCCT is a window from the Lewinella sp. LCG006 genome containing:
- a CDS encoding aspartate kinase, with amino-acid sequence MSHLFERRVKKELKVFKFGGASLKDPAAMRNVANILRNYAGERLIIVASATSGTTNELEDVVGAHQSGDQALAMERLNAIRKRHYDITRELLGEDHPVYDQINDHLVAVEWVLEEDPHENYDYIYDQIVPVGELISSQIMAAFLNAEALPTHWLDARDVVLTDDIFREGWVKWEETEERARRHALPLLDQGGFVITQGFIGSTTENFSITLGREGSDYTAAIFSYCLDAEGMYIWKDVPGVLTADPRLFENVTKLDVLSYREAIEMTYYGAKVIHPKTIKPLQNKNIPLYVKSFIDPAGGGTVISDEIVDKYPPMVTVEKEQALCTISARDFSFVAEHHINRMFKVITDLRLQVNMMQNTALSFNVCFNDIDDKVDRFAQALEKDFKVNINRGLETITIRHYDELTLESLKLGKMVLVEERLPQTILMVVKTLPVIKRKDNK